From a region of the Novipirellula artificiosorum genome:
- the hemC gene encoding hydroxymethylbilane synthase, whose protein sequence is MSTQPPTPPSSEPCSSPSRSVRIATRYSALAMWQAEHVANLLSNAGVATEIVPLISSGDTDMRPIDATRQVGVFTKRIQQALIDNEADIAVHSLKDLPTEVDSRLTLIAVPPREVVNDCLVSPARWTLDSLPAGACIGTGSRRRAAQLKNRRPDLNIQPIRGNLQTRLEKLQTGDFDAIMLASAGLMRLKMDSVPRVELSLVEMMPAPGQGALAIEVRSDATEIQAATQCLNDLATRAAVTAERSLLANLNGGCLAPIAGYAQILEGHLRLDALVLSVDGSKRLEDSRSIRFDENHWQTCAERIAAEATENLASRGARELIAEVRL, encoded by the coding sequence TTGTCCACCCAGCCACCGACTCCGCCATCCAGCGAACCGTGCTCCAGCCCCAGCCGGAGCGTTCGGATCGCGACGCGTTACAGCGCCTTGGCAATGTGGCAAGCCGAACATGTCGCGAATTTGCTTTCAAACGCGGGGGTGGCGACGGAAATCGTCCCGTTGATCAGCAGCGGCGATACCGACATGCGGCCGATCGATGCGACTCGGCAAGTCGGCGTCTTCACCAAACGGATTCAGCAAGCGTTGATCGACAACGAAGCGGACATCGCGGTTCATTCCTTAAAGGACCTGCCCACCGAAGTCGACTCGCGGCTGACGTTGATTGCAGTTCCCCCACGAGAAGTGGTCAACGATTGTTTGGTTTCGCCCGCGCGATGGACACTCGATTCCTTGCCCGCAGGGGCCTGTATCGGCACCGGCAGCCGCCGGCGTGCCGCACAACTAAAGAATCGTCGTCCCGATTTGAACATTCAGCCCATTCGCGGCAACCTGCAAACTCGACTCGAAAAACTACAAACGGGGGACTTCGATGCCATCATGCTGGCCTCGGCCGGCTTGATGCGTCTCAAGATGGACTCGGTGCCTCGAGTCGAATTGTCGCTCGTCGAAATGATGCCTGCCCCCGGGCAAGGCGCTCTGGCGATCGAGGTGCGCAGCGATGCTACGGAGATACAAGCCGCGACGCAGTGCCTCAATGACCTTGCTACCCGAGCGGCCGTTACGGCCGAGCGATCCCTGCTCGCCAATCTAAACGGCGGCTGCCTCGCACCCATCGCCGGCTACGCTCAAATCTTGGAAGGGCACCTGCGACTCGATGCCCTTGTCTTGTCGGTCGATGGCAGCAAGCGACTCGAGGACTCGCGGAGTATCCGATTCGATGAAAACCATTGGCAAACGTGCGCGGAAAGAATCGCAGCAGAAGCCACCGAAAATTTGGCCAGCCGAGGTGCACGAGAACTCATCGCGGAGGTCCGGCTGTAA
- a CDS encoding MFS transporter, producing MPSSSPVCPIERRPIEPANRGPEIADPAIAKTPDRDEVESVVPQNDRLYDRDFVIALVSQTCFVMANTLMAHFSRWIEFLGGDLRQVGLIMGSAAMLGLLLRPWMAQWINRIGARAMWGVGYGVFAISSLSNLFLHELGPAIYLTRGGIVLGAAIVFASGLTFVSQTAPAHRRTEAIGILGVGGFLGMLLGPAIGDMFLGSDVRHRVDFVWLFSAATIANLLPACLLLFLHAPHSVGDQRPARLREFFATVRAYWPGTILLVDLAFGVCITAPLIFVASFVDTLHLQIPGLSVIGLFFWCYAGVAIVVRVGFRRLPDVVGPDRVLLVGTVFMSLGMFAFSVVSTEKPWLIVIPALLGGVGHSLMFHTMVSLTLIRFPRKAHGTGSTLALMMLDLGTILGAPILGLIGQSFGFGVLFAAIGLFCLGSASVYAISRRRHRTPVERTGPKSIGSDQPLVA from the coding sequence ATGCCCTCATCGTCCCCCGTTTGTCCTATCGAGCGTCGTCCGATCGAGCCTGCGAACCGCGGACCCGAGATCGCTGATCCGGCAATCGCCAAGACCCCGGATCGGGACGAAGTGGAATCGGTTGTTCCACAGAACGACCGGCTTTACGATCGCGATTTCGTCATCGCATTGGTCAGCCAAACGTGTTTCGTGATGGCCAACACGTTGATGGCGCATTTTTCAAGATGGATTGAATTTCTCGGCGGCGATCTCCGCCAAGTCGGTCTGATCATGGGATCCGCTGCAATGCTAGGCTTGCTGCTGCGTCCATGGATGGCTCAATGGATCAACCGCATCGGTGCGCGAGCCATGTGGGGTGTCGGCTACGGCGTATTTGCGATCAGTTCGCTATCCAATCTGTTCCTTCACGAGCTCGGCCCTGCCATCTACCTCACTCGCGGTGGTATCGTGCTTGGGGCCGCGATCGTATTCGCCAGCGGATTGACGTTTGTCTCACAAACGGCGCCTGCTCATCGACGCACCGAAGCGATTGGAATCCTTGGCGTCGGTGGCTTTTTGGGCATGTTGCTCGGACCGGCGATTGGTGACATGTTTCTTGGCAGTGACGTTCGTCATCGCGTGGATTTTGTCTGGCTCTTCTCCGCTGCAACGATTGCCAACCTTCTTCCGGCTTGCTTGTTGTTGTTTCTGCATGCACCCCACAGCGTCGGCGATCAACGACCTGCGAGGCTCCGTGAATTCTTCGCGACCGTCCGCGCGTATTGGCCCGGGACGATTCTGTTGGTCGATCTCGCGTTCGGTGTCTGCATCACGGCGCCCCTGATCTTCGTGGCCAGCTTTGTCGATACCCTGCATTTACAGATCCCGGGCCTGTCGGTGATTGGTCTGTTTTTTTGGTGCTACGCGGGAGTGGCCATTGTGGTCCGGGTGGGGTTTCGCCGCTTACCGGATGTGGTAGGTCCCGATCGAGTTTTGTTGGTCGGCACCGTCTTCATGTCGCTTGGGATGTTCGCGTTCTCCGTTGTTTCCACCGAAAAACCTTGGCTGATCGTGATACCAGCCCTCCTCGGTGGCGTCGGTCACTCGTTGATGTTTCACACGATGGTCTCGTTGACGTTAATCCGGTTTCCTCGTAAAGCCCATGGAACCGGATCCACGTTGGCGCTCATGATGTTGGATTTAGGAACAATCCTCGGTGCCCCGATTTTGGGACTGATCGGTCAATCGTTTGGCTTCGGTGTCCTGTTCGCCGCGATTGGTCTGTTTTGCCTGGGATCCGCAAGCGTCTATGCAATCTCGCGCAGGAGACATCGAACCCCTGTTGAACGTACTGGCCCGAAATCGATCGGATCGGATCAGCCACTGGTTGCTTGA
- a CDS encoding sugar phosphate isomerase/epimerase family protein, with amino-acid sequence MTTRRQFLSLAAASAAITTSAVPAAFPVTEVAAAEPESTRAPIRFALNTATIRGQDLSITDQIDIASKAGYDGIEPWIRDLEKYVAAGGSLPDLRKRIEDAGLTVPSGIGFAHWIVEDQAARAAALEVARRDMELLKAIGGTHIAAPPIGAHQKDAASPPLAVIGDRFRALLQVGDETGVVPQLELWGFSPTISKLAELVYVATATEHPSACVLPDFYHIYKGGNDFAALGMIEASRMHCFHINDYPDMPCETIGDKDRVFPGDGVCPLVPTIKLLVRNGFMGTFSLELFNPEYWKRDALDVAKEGLEKSRNVVAQATSG; translated from the coding sequence ATGACAACCCGCCGACAATTTCTATCCCTTGCCGCCGCCTCGGCTGCCATCACAACGTCTGCCGTCCCCGCCGCGTTTCCGGTGACGGAGGTTGCTGCCGCCGAGCCAGAGTCCACGCGCGCACCAATTCGCTTCGCTCTCAATACCGCCACCATTCGTGGCCAAGACTTATCCATCACAGACCAAATCGACATCGCATCGAAAGCTGGCTACGACGGGATCGAGCCCTGGATTCGAGATTTGGAGAAATACGTTGCCGCCGGGGGAAGCTTACCGGACCTGCGGAAGCGAATTGAAGATGCGGGATTGACCGTTCCCAGCGGGATTGGATTTGCGCATTGGATCGTCGAGGATCAAGCAGCTCGTGCGGCAGCGCTCGAAGTGGCTCGGCGTGATATGGAACTGCTCAAAGCGATCGGTGGCACGCACATTGCCGCACCGCCCATCGGAGCCCACCAAAAAGACGCTGCCTCGCCACCCCTCGCAGTGATCGGAGATCGCTTTCGTGCGTTACTTCAAGTGGGTGATGAAACGGGGGTTGTCCCACAATTAGAGCTTTGGGGCTTCTCACCCACGATTAGCAAGCTGGCCGAACTGGTCTACGTTGCGACAGCGACCGAGCACCCCAGCGCCTGTGTGCTTCCCGATTTCTATCACATCTACAAGGGCGGAAACGACTTCGCGGCACTCGGTATGATCGAAGCCTCTCGCATGCACTGCTTCCACATCAATGATTATCCCGACATGCCTTGCGAAACGATTGGCGATAAGGACCGCGTGTTCCCAGGTGATGGCGTTTGCCCGTTGGTGCCAACGATCAAGCTGTTGGTCAGGAACGGATTCATGGGAACGTTTTCGCTCGAGCTGTTTAATCCCGAGTACTGGAAACGAGATGCACTTGATGTTGCCAAGGAAGGACTGGAAAAGTCGAGGAACGTGGTTGCTCAAGCAACCAGTGGCTGA
- a CDS encoding DinB family protein, producing MQNNIGPMIAASARLGLGYADRLLKDVTVEQFARFAKIDGTTIESNHAAFNYGHLSLYACRVIEAVGGDATPYQPSAAFEKVFSKDAKCVDDADGTIYPAMDEVVAALVKNYTAAIESLEAADDSVFMKPNPNEAMRGQFPTTGAMLGFYVGGHFMMHMGQTSAWRRAMGLGPA from the coding sequence ATGCAAAACAACATTGGCCCCATGATCGCCGCCTCGGCTCGTCTAGGTCTCGGCTATGCCGACCGATTGCTCAAAGATGTGACGGTGGAACAGTTCGCAAGGTTCGCCAAGATCGATGGCACCACGATTGAGTCGAATCATGCCGCATTCAACTACGGGCACCTCAGCCTTTATGCTTGCCGAGTGATCGAAGCCGTTGGGGGAGATGCGACACCCTACCAGCCGTCAGCCGCGTTCGAGAAGGTATTTTCTAAAGATGCAAAATGCGTTGATGACGCCGATGGCACGATCTACCCGGCGATGGACGAAGTGGTAGCAGCTCTGGTCAAAAATTACACGGCTGCGATCGAATCGCTCGAAGCGGCCGACGACTCGGTCTTCATGAAACCGAACCCGAACGAAGCGATGCGTGGCCAATTTCCGACGACTGGTGCGATGTTGGGGTTTTATGTTGGCGGGCATTTCATGATGCACATGGGGCAAACCAGTGCTTGGCGACGAGCGATGGGACTTGGACCTGCATGA
- the hrpB gene encoding ATP-dependent helicase HrpB: protein MLGDERWDLDLHESAARSVLNPHDPGSEDLPVAGVLPAILQAVGKSAPVILKAPPGAGKTSLVPISLLQAGLVADGQLVLVQPRRLAARGAARRIAHLTGSKLGQQVGYQVRFDRCASPQTKLLVVTPGILLRRLAEDPLLENVGCVILDEFHERSLELDLTLGMIDRIRSTLRPELNLIIMSATLDPAPLLKFLRSSSVPPISVECQGRSFPVNVHYTPSRSRQPIEQSVVETLPDALDQTSGDVLVFLPGVGEIKRVHQRIDSQGIASDFQVDELYGDLSAESQDAVLAPSEHRKIVLATNVAETSVTIPGVTAVIDTGWARVMTFNAAVGMPSLRMQPISQASAEQRAGRAGRTAPGAAWRLWPKPSHAARPKHDLPEIQRADFSAAAMMLAAWGERDPFDFPWLTPPAVESVARAKQLLSWLGAIDSADKLTAIGSRMLRLPVHPRVARFLIAAEDLQVAEDAAIAAALLTERTPFVSGNVPSDLASQVETLQQFFQRKPVANLLVAATKNIQRVADQLLRILASSRSGAGSEDRGDVAPIALGEKEERLRRSLLLAYPDRVAKRRSRDSDKGLMVGGRGVRMIAANRIGASELFVCIDVDDKGTDAVVRMAAPIERDWLSQDWMQSVDEPFYDPTRQAVIARRRDYFHDLILTESPLECKPSPAVAEQLATFARPMLWEWMNDNQRSAIAFVTRVRFVAHWMPEADLPRLDDDAIDDVLVQLCQSRTTIRSLQTAPWLEHLKSRFDYPALQRIDKHAPERLIVPSGNAIRIEYQEGKPPIMAVRLQELFGWGETPRIAAGKVPIQLHLLGPNGRPQQISEDLASFWKHTYANVRKDLRRRYPKHHWPEDPLIAQATRNGLKPR from the coding sequence GTGCTTGGCGACGAGCGATGGGACTTGGACCTGCATGAATCCGCAGCGCGTAGTGTGTTAAACCCGCATGACCCTGGGAGCGAAGACTTGCCGGTTGCTGGCGTTTTGCCCGCGATCCTTCAAGCCGTTGGAAAATCGGCGCCCGTGATTCTTAAGGCGCCTCCCGGTGCGGGCAAGACCTCGCTGGTTCCGATCTCGCTGCTGCAAGCGGGCCTCGTTGCCGACGGTCAGCTTGTGTTGGTTCAACCACGCCGCTTGGCTGCGCGGGGTGCCGCCCGTCGCATCGCCCATCTGACCGGCTCGAAGCTTGGACAACAAGTTGGTTACCAAGTTCGTTTCGATCGCTGTGCCTCGCCGCAAACCAAATTGTTGGTCGTCACACCGGGGATTCTTTTGCGTCGGCTTGCGGAGGATCCGCTGTTGGAAAATGTGGGCTGCGTGATCTTGGACGAGTTTCATGAACGCAGTCTCGAACTCGATCTGACGCTCGGCATGATCGATCGGATTCGTTCGACACTGCGTCCCGAGTTGAATCTGATCATCATGTCGGCAACACTCGATCCGGCCCCACTTCTGAAATTCCTTCGCTCGTCGTCGGTTCCGCCCATCAGTGTGGAGTGCCAAGGTCGATCATTCCCCGTCAACGTTCATTACACACCGTCACGATCACGGCAGCCGATCGAACAAAGCGTCGTCGAAACGCTTCCCGACGCGCTGGACCAAACCAGCGGGGACGTGTTGGTTTTTCTGCCTGGCGTTGGCGAAATCAAACGGGTCCACCAACGAATCGATTCACAAGGGATTGCGTCGGATTTCCAGGTTGATGAATTGTATGGTGATTTGTCGGCGGAAAGCCAAGACGCGGTCTTGGCACCGTCGGAGCATCGCAAGATTGTGTTGGCGACAAACGTGGCGGAAACTTCGGTGACGATTCCCGGGGTCACGGCGGTGATTGACACGGGATGGGCTCGAGTGATGACGTTCAACGCCGCGGTGGGGATGCCGAGTCTTCGCATGCAACCCATTTCCCAGGCCTCTGCCGAGCAGCGAGCAGGCCGAGCAGGACGAACGGCGCCGGGGGCCGCGTGGCGTCTTTGGCCGAAGCCGTCGCATGCTGCACGACCCAAGCACGACTTGCCCGAGATCCAGCGAGCCGATTTCAGTGCCGCCGCGATGATGCTTGCCGCATGGGGCGAACGCGACCCCTTTGATTTTCCCTGGTTGACACCTCCCGCGGTCGAAAGCGTGGCCCGCGCAAAGCAGCTGTTGTCGTGGCTCGGTGCGATCGACTCGGCGGACAAACTGACAGCGATCGGTAGCCGGATGTTGCGTTTGCCGGTTCACCCGCGTGTGGCTCGGTTCCTGATTGCAGCGGAGGATTTACAGGTCGCCGAAGACGCTGCCATTGCGGCGGCGCTGTTGACCGAACGCACGCCGTTTGTTTCCGGCAACGTTCCCTCGGACTTGGCTTCCCAAGTGGAAACGCTGCAGCAGTTCTTTCAGAGAAAACCGGTCGCGAACCTTTTGGTTGCAGCGACGAAGAACATTCAACGTGTTGCCGATCAATTGTTGCGAATCCTGGCGTCGTCACGTTCTGGTGCCGGATCGGAGGATCGCGGCGATGTTGCACCCATTGCGCTCGGTGAAAAGGAAGAACGGCTCCGTCGCTCGTTGTTGTTAGCCTACCCCGATCGCGTTGCCAAGCGTCGCAGTAGGGATAGCGATAAGGGTTTGATGGTTGGAGGTCGAGGGGTACGTATGATCGCAGCCAATCGGATCGGGGCCTCGGAGTTGTTTGTGTGTATCGATGTCGACGACAAGGGAACCGATGCCGTCGTCCGAATGGCGGCGCCCATCGAACGGGATTGGCTCAGTCAGGATTGGATGCAGTCGGTTGACGAACCCTTTTACGACCCGACACGCCAAGCGGTGATCGCACGGCGACGCGACTATTTTCATGACTTGATACTCACCGAATCCCCGCTGGAGTGCAAACCGAGTCCCGCGGTTGCAGAACAGCTCGCCACATTCGCTCGGCCAATGCTTTGGGAATGGATGAATGACAATCAACGTTCTGCCATCGCGTTTGTCACTCGAGTGCGTTTTGTTGCACACTGGATGCCTGAGGCCGATCTTCCACGGCTCGACGATGATGCGATTGACGACGTGTTGGTTCAGCTGTGTCAGTCCCGGACCACCATCCGATCGCTGCAAACCGCGCCTTGGCTGGAACATTTGAAAAGCCGGTTCGACTATCCAGCTCTGCAACGGATCGACAAGCATGCTCCTGAGCGATTGATCGTGCCGAGTGGCAACGCGATACGAATTGAGTACCAAGAAGGGAAACCTCCGATCATGGCAGTGCGATTGCAAGAGTTGTTTGGGTGGGGCGAAACTCCACGCATCGCAGCAGGAAAGGTGCCGATTCAATTGCATCTGCTGGGCCCGAATGGTCGACCGCAACAAATTTCAGAGGACTTGGCCAGTTTCTGGAAGCACACTTACGCGAACGTGCGAAAAGACTTGCGTCGCCGATACCCAAAACATCATTGGCCCGAAGACCCCTTGATTGCCCAGGCCACACGAAACGGATTGAAGCCGCGGTGA
- a CDS encoding protein kinase domain-containing protein, producing the protein MSESPSSNPTVPPELPTRAAEFEDGSGDDFHFAGEVTAEFPVPAMPDHLGDYAIKEMIGAGGMGQVYLAEHVRMQRIVAIKTLPGQLMKDPRAVSRFYDEIRAASRVLHPNIVAAFDAGEDKGIHYLAMEYVDGMTLTRWVSRSGPMSVGQAASVIRQAAMGLLHAHRVGIIHRDVKPGNLMRSIDGTVKVVDLGLARLSTAGLIIKHDTDERAVEEKPNKGRLIGTLPFMAPEQLEDPDSADPRSDIYSLGATLYFLLTAQPPFAGDYLEQVYGHRHGEIPDLMQMRRDVDLQFANIFRRMMAKTPEERYASLDEVIEDLGEYADKTSEPQWLAEFSMRQPVGETGSTLAGGSTAGQVANVMAIDLGMFFSAAAEASPAGRVNLLTAGGGGRSLFRMAVSSDGNELFYGDEAMKIRTTNARNLAHCAAMYIGKPVIEREIAGRQCPPEVLLGMMIRKLTQNAWEIDAAPAAVALTVPASYDQFHRRAVLQAAQIAGLSSVRLVDRSVAAVQSALLESAFDSLDSEQPSAADAAVSGGHSIVEASSDQFILFVGLTGQATETAVFQRDANRLKQLATAGHWNTGTLPWQQRLVELAADIYLQAFNVDPRKTSQAPMLQVACESAMNALMILPSAKITVEIHGTKQPITIRRSQWLTRCKGLLEGLRRSIKVACMTAGMSRRRIDTLVTLGPLLRIKEIRDEVLRGLRQNLSVQAVDRSDVARGAAACLAGELPGRSTIATPPLGVTSQTIGILVEDGRGRRRILPILPKSTPLPARANRRLTVGEGREKMALSLVESSGIEQDDWQSLGRYDFTIDDEAHGSESRARSIGFEINVNGLLTVRAQTPGMPGSTKLATLPKPNLSDEAVAAWTRWVDKLD; encoded by the coding sequence GTGTCTGAATCGCCCTCATCCAATCCGACGGTTCCACCGGAGTTGCCGACCCGCGCGGCAGAATTCGAGGATGGTTCGGGTGATGATTTTCACTTCGCGGGCGAAGTCACGGCGGAGTTTCCCGTCCCGGCGATGCCCGACCATCTGGGTGACTACGCGATTAAGGAAATGATCGGCGCTGGCGGCATGGGCCAGGTTTATCTGGCCGAACACGTTCGCATGCAGCGAATCGTGGCGATCAAGACCTTGCCAGGCCAATTGATGAAGGACCCGCGAGCGGTCAGCCGTTTCTATGACGAAATTCGAGCTGCCTCGCGAGTGCTGCACCCCAATATTGTGGCTGCCTTCGACGCGGGTGAAGACAAGGGCATCCACTACTTGGCGATGGAATATGTCGATGGCATGACGTTGACGCGTTGGGTGTCGCGCAGCGGTCCGATGTCTGTCGGTCAAGCGGCTTCGGTGATTCGTCAAGCCGCGATGGGACTGTTGCATGCTCATCGTGTCGGTATCATCCATCGTGACGTCAAGCCGGGGAACCTGATGCGATCGATCGACGGCACGGTGAAAGTCGTTGACCTGGGGTTGGCGCGTCTGAGCACCGCTGGATTGATCATCAAGCACGACACGGACGAAAGGGCCGTCGAAGAAAAACCGAACAAAGGACGACTGATCGGTACGTTGCCCTTTATGGCACCCGAGCAATTGGAAGACCCCGATTCCGCCGACCCGAGAAGCGATATCTATTCGCTTGGGGCAACGCTGTATTTCCTGCTGACAGCTCAACCACCGTTTGCCGGAGACTATTTGGAACAGGTGTATGGGCATCGGCACGGCGAGATTCCTGACTTGATGCAAATGCGTCGCGACGTGGATTTGCAATTTGCCAATATCTTTCGTCGCATGATGGCCAAGACGCCTGAGGAGCGATACGCATCACTTGATGAAGTGATCGAGGACTTGGGAGAGTATGCCGACAAGACCAGCGAACCGCAGTGGCTTGCCGAATTCAGCATGCGACAACCGGTTGGTGAAACCGGATCGACACTTGCCGGTGGTTCGACTGCGGGCCAAGTCGCCAACGTGATGGCGATTGATTTGGGCATGTTCTTCTCTGCGGCTGCCGAAGCATCGCCGGCCGGACGCGTCAATTTATTGACCGCAGGCGGCGGAGGTCGATCGTTGTTCCGGATGGCCGTGTCGAGTGACGGCAACGAGTTGTTTTATGGTGACGAGGCGATGAAGATCCGGACGACCAATGCGCGGAACCTTGCCCACTGTGCCGCCATGTACATTGGCAAACCGGTCATCGAGCGTGAAATCGCTGGTCGGCAATGTCCGCCCGAGGTTTTGCTGGGCATGATGATTCGAAAGCTGACGCAAAACGCTTGGGAGATCGACGCTGCCCCGGCGGCGGTTGCATTGACGGTCCCCGCAAGCTACGACCAATTTCATCGTCGAGCGGTCCTGCAAGCGGCTCAAATCGCGGGGCTCTCGTCGGTCCGCTTGGTCGATCGAAGCGTCGCTGCGGTCCAATCCGCCTTGCTGGAATCGGCATTTGATTCACTCGATTCCGAACAGCCTTCGGCGGCGGACGCAGCCGTATCGGGTGGGCACTCGATTGTCGAAGCTTCCTCCGATCAATTCATTCTGTTTGTCGGACTGACCGGTCAAGCGACCGAAACGGCCGTCTTTCAACGAGATGCGAACCGGCTCAAGCAGTTGGCGACCGCGGGACATTGGAATACCGGTACCTTGCCGTGGCAGCAGAGATTAGTGGAATTGGCCGCTGACATCTACCTGCAAGCCTTCAACGTCGATCCGCGAAAGACTTCCCAAGCCCCGATGTTGCAGGTCGCGTGTGAAAGCGCCATGAATGCGTTGATGATTCTGCCCTCAGCCAAAATCACAGTTGAAATTCATGGAACCAAACAACCGATCACGATCCGCCGTAGTCAATGGCTTACGCGATGCAAGGGGTTGCTTGAAGGATTGCGACGTTCGATCAAAGTCGCCTGCATGACCGCCGGGATGTCACGGCGGCGAATCGATACCCTTGTCACACTGGGGCCACTGCTTCGTATCAAAGAAATTCGTGATGAAGTGCTTCGTGGGTTGCGCCAAAATCTCTCGGTTCAAGCGGTCGATCGCAGCGACGTGGCTCGTGGAGCGGCTGCATGCTTGGCAGGGGAATTACCCGGTCGAAGTACGATTGCAACGCCGCCACTGGGGGTCACCAGCCAAACCATTGGAATTTTGGTCGAAGATGGCCGTGGTCGCAGACGCATTTTGCCAATCCTGCCGAAAAGCACTCCGCTGCCAGCTCGCGCTAACCGTCGTTTGACGGTTGGCGAAGGACGTGAAAAGATGGCCTTGTCGTTGGTCGAGTCTTCAGGCATTGAGCAAGACGATTGGCAATCGCTCGGTCGATACGATTTTACCATCGACGATGAAGCGCATGGAAGCGAAAGCCGCGCACGATCGATTGGCTTTGAGATCAACGTCAATGGCCTATTGACCGTCCGTGCGCAAACCCCGGGCATGCCGGGCAGTACCAAGTTAGCAACCCTGCCCAAGCCGAATCTCTCCGACGAAGCGGTCGCCGCATGGACCCGTTGGGTCGACAAGCTGGACTGA
- a CDS encoding DEAD/DEAH box helicase — translation MIDIQINESAAWHIDDWVPADTISWSLETIEPRSLPIRVSPLKTRVTGFLFPESSRWTPPSAMAPAASNDKPIGLHCEAEPVPPAKPGKRPQNRHRIKPPSDVVKLQDRLYYLLQPPLDQLVGSGQLNFPFEPFPYQLDGIAFMFPRFACVLADEMGLGKTMQAISTIRLLLCSGEARGILLVCPKPLVSNWLREFHVWAPEIPVAAIEGSAAKRDFQWRSPSVPVKIANYELLMRDKETVLESGLHFDLVVLDEAQRIKNRNSTTSEIVRAIPRTRSWALTGTPVENSPDDLVGIFEFLSPGYLRAGMPMPQMAAAAREYILRRTKDMVLNDMPPKLYRDAELDLTAEQWATYESAESEGVIHLEQLDEMLTIQHVFELVLRLKQICNFDPVTGSSSKLERLVADMEEVAASGKKAIVFSQWVKSIDQMRPALERFGPVEYHGRIPHKQREGVIDKFKNDPNSHVILMSYGAGSVGLNLQFCEYVFLFDRWWNPAIEDQAINRAHRIGAAGAVTVTRMLAMNTIEQRIADVLAQKREMFDALFSDQAAPVAGGGLSREEIFGLFDLRAPCGKKVA, via the coding sequence ATGATCGACATCCAAATCAATGAGTCGGCGGCGTGGCATATCGATGACTGGGTCCCGGCGGACACGATTTCTTGGTCACTTGAAACGATCGAGCCTCGATCGCTGCCGATTCGTGTTTCTCCGTTGAAAACACGAGTGACCGGTTTTTTGTTCCCCGAATCCAGTCGCTGGACCCCGCCGTCCGCGATGGCGCCGGCTGCGTCAAACGACAAACCGATCGGTCTCCATTGTGAGGCCGAACCGGTCCCGCCGGCGAAGCCAGGCAAGCGTCCCCAAAATCGGCACCGTATCAAGCCACCGAGCGACGTCGTCAAGCTGCAAGACCGGCTGTACTACCTGCTGCAGCCACCGCTGGATCAGTTGGTCGGCAGCGGCCAATTGAATTTTCCGTTTGAGCCCTTTCCTTACCAGTTGGACGGAATCGCGTTCATGTTTCCGCGATTCGCCTGTGTGCTTGCCGACGAAATGGGGCTGGGCAAAACCATGCAGGCGATCAGCACGATTCGGTTGCTGCTTTGTAGTGGCGAAGCGCGCGGCATCTTGTTGGTTTGCCCGAAGCCGCTGGTGTCGAATTGGCTTCGCGAGTTCCACGTTTGGGCGCCGGAGATTCCGGTCGCTGCCATTGAAGGCAGCGCTGCAAAACGCGACTTTCAGTGGCGTTCACCGAGCGTGCCGGTCAAGATCGCAAACTACGAATTGTTGATGCGAGACAAGGAAACGGTTCTCGAAAGTGGACTGCATTTTGACTTGGTCGTCCTTGACGAGGCCCAGCGAATCAAAAATCGCAACAGCACAACCAGTGAAATCGTGCGGGCGATTCCGCGGACACGATCGTGGGCATTGACAGGCACTCCGGTCGAGAATTCCCCCGACGATTTGGTGGGAATCTTTGAGTTTTTGTCACCCGGGTATTTGCGTGCTGGCATGCCGATGCCGCAAATGGCCGCCGCTGCGAGAGAGTATATTCTGCGACGCACCAAAGACATGGTACTCAACGACATGCCGCCCAAATTGTACCGCGACGCGGAATTGGATTTGACAGCCGAGCAGTGGGCGACTTACGAATCGGCAGAATCGGAGGGCGTGATCCACTTGGAACAGCTCGACGAAATGCTGACGATCCAGCATGTGTTTGAGTTGGTCCTGCGGCTAAAACAAATCTGCAACTTTGACCCGGTCACCGGCAGCAGTTCAAAGTTGGAGCGATTGGTGGCGGATATGGAAGAGGTCGCCGCGAGCGGAAAGAAGGCGATCGTGTTCAGCCAATGGGTCAAGAGCATTGACCAGATGCGTCCCGCACTGGAGCGATTCGGTCCGGTCGAGTATCACGGCCGCATTCCGCACAAGCAACGCGAAGGGGTGATCGACAAATTCAAGAACGATCCGAACAGCCATGTGATCCTGATGAGCTATGGAGCTGGCAGTGTTGGGTTGAACCTTCAGTTTTGCGAGTATGTCTTCTTGTTCGATCGTTGGTGGAACCCGGCGATCGAAGACCAAGCGATCAATCGGGCCCATCGGATTGGCGCGGCCGGAGCCGTGACCGTGACCCGGATGTTAGCCATGAACACCATCGAACAACGCATTGCCGATGTGTTGGCCCAAAAACGAGAGATGTTCGACGCCCTGTTTTCCGACCAAGCAGCCCCGGTTGCCGGCGGTGGGCTGAGCCGCGAAGAGATTTTTGGGTTGTTCGACTTGCGCGCGCCATGCGGCAAGAAGGTTGCCTAA